Proteins encoded together in one uncultured Desulfosarcina sp. window:
- a CDS encoding response regulator, protein MKVLLVDDEQKFALMLSKRLELRGIPSQVFFSGEKALAEVEAGSRFDVAVLDVKMPGIGGVELKRRLSTVDPQMKFVFLTGHGSGTDYETGGIEAGDCLPKPLKIEQLIEALNRLVPDA, encoded by the coding sequence ATGAAGGTCTTATTGGTCGATGATGAACAAAAGTTTGCCCTGATGCTGTCCAAACGTCTTGAACTTCGGGGCATTCCTTCGCAGGTCTTTTTCTCCGGCGAAAAGGCCCTGGCCGAGGTCGAGGCGGGCAGCCGCTTCGATGTGGCGGTGTTGGATGTGAAAATGCCCGGAATCGGCGGGGTTGAACTGAAACGCAGATTGAGCACCGTAGATCCGCAAATGAAGTTCGTCTTTCTGACCGGCCATGGTTCCGGTACGGATTATGAGACCGGGGGGATCGAGGCCGGGGACTGTCTGCCCAAACCGCTCAAAATCGAACAGCTGATCGAAGCCCTGAACCGGTTGGTTCCCGATGCCTGA
- a CDS encoding SulP family inorganic anion transporter gives MLVKVFPFLAWFKNYDKASLQLDALSGLTVALVLIPQSMAYAQLAGLPAYYGLYASFLPPMVAALFGSSRQLATGPVAIVSLMTSASLAPLATIGSPGYIAYAILLALMVGIFQLSLGVLRLGLVVNFLSHPVVNGFTNAAALIIASSQLSKMFGVYVDNAPHHYETIIHVVQAAIHYTHWPTLLIGAFAFGIMYGLKWLSPRIPNVLVAVIITTAISWATGFQHDQYVGIDAIESAEARHLIEEFNRSFTAISPLAENRTQFGEASNKAKQSHDEVGVLDAEHMLEVTNLNINHMKEEVHQYREQLRAILFAGIVQDDGSIKFYEQDKVPAGLESDGRTWRVKVGNEGLDTAKLRMMGGGAVVGTIPRGLPSLSVPKINIGVMLHLLPYAAIISLLGFMEAIAIAKAMAGKTGQRLDPNQELIGQGLGNILGSIGKSYPTSGSFSRSAVNLQARAVSGLSSVFTSTAVVIVLLFFTPLLYHLPQAVLAAVIMMAVIGLLNVSGFIHAWKAKWYDGAISIISFVSTLVFAPHLDKGIMIGVVLSLGVFLYKSMRPRVVFLSRSEDEELRCVTTNNLDECPYVSLVRFDGPLFFANASYLEDTITEMIQTKKGLNHILIAAQGINDIDSSGEEALSLIVDRVRSNGIDISMCGVNEAVMEVFERTHFLERIGKDHIFPTLEKGIVAVHRIAHENNPEANCPLLNDCKLVEA, from the coding sequence ATGTTGGTAAAGGTCTTTCCCTTTTTGGCGTGGTTTAAAAACTACGACAAGGCATCGTTGCAGCTAGACGCGCTTTCCGGTCTTACCGTGGCCCTGGTCCTGATTCCGCAATCCATGGCCTATGCCCAGCTTGCGGGGCTGCCCGCCTATTACGGATTGTACGCATCATTTTTGCCGCCCATGGTTGCCGCATTGTTCGGCTCCAGCCGCCAGTTGGCCACCGGACCCGTGGCCATCGTGTCGCTGATGACATCGGCGTCCCTTGCACCGCTGGCCACCATTGGCAGCCCCGGATACATTGCCTACGCCATCTTGCTGGCCCTGATGGTCGGCATCTTTCAGCTGTCTCTGGGCGTCCTGCGATTGGGGCTGGTGGTGAATTTTCTGTCTCACCCCGTGGTCAACGGTTTTACCAACGCCGCGGCCCTGATTATCGCCTCTTCTCAGCTTTCCAAGATGTTCGGCGTTTATGTGGACAATGCGCCGCACCATTACGAGACCATTATCCATGTGGTTCAAGCGGCGATCCATTACACCCACTGGCCGACCCTGTTGATCGGCGCATTTGCCTTTGGCATCATGTATGGCCTCAAATGGCTGTCGCCCCGAATTCCCAATGTTCTCGTGGCCGTTATCATTACCACGGCCATCTCCTGGGCCACCGGTTTTCAGCATGACCAATATGTCGGCATCGACGCCATCGAATCTGCCGAGGCCCGCCACCTGATCGAGGAGTTCAACAGGTCCTTCACGGCGATATCCCCCCTCGCCGAAAATCGAACCCAGTTCGGCGAAGCATCCAACAAGGCCAAACAGAGCCATGATGAAGTCGGCGTTCTGGATGCCGAGCATATGCTGGAGGTGACCAACCTGAATATCAACCATATGAAGGAGGAGGTTCACCAATACCGCGAACAGCTGCGCGCCATCCTTTTTGCCGGTATCGTTCAGGACGATGGTTCTATTAAATTTTATGAGCAGGACAAAGTCCCTGCCGGCCTTGAAAGCGACGGACGCACGTGGCGCGTCAAAGTCGGCAACGAGGGGCTGGACACGGCCAAGCTTCGAATGATGGGCGGCGGTGCGGTGGTCGGCACCATTCCCAGAGGGCTGCCCTCCTTGAGTGTACCGAAAATCAATATCGGCGTCATGCTGCATCTGCTGCCGTATGCGGCGATTATCTCCCTGTTGGGGTTCATGGAAGCGATTGCCATTGCCAAGGCCATGGCCGGTAAAACCGGGCAGCGACTGGATCCCAACCAGGAGTTGATCGGGCAGGGGCTCGGTAATATTCTCGGGTCCATCGGCAAGAGCTACCCCACATCCGGTTCGTTTTCCCGTTCGGCGGTCAACCTGCAGGCCCGGGCCGTCTCCGGGCTGTCGAGTGTTTTTACCAGCACGGCAGTGGTGATCGTGCTTTTATTTTTTACTCCTTTGCTCTATCATTTACCCCAGGCGGTGCTGGCCGCCGTCATCATGATGGCCGTCATCGGTTTGCTCAATGTTTCGGGTTTTATCCATGCCTGGAAGGCCAAATGGTATGACGGGGCCATCTCCATCATCTCGTTTGTCAGTACATTGGTATTCGCCCCGCATCTGGACAAGGGGATCATGATCGGCGTGGTGCTCTCTCTGGGAGTTTTCCTGTACAAGAGCATGCGTCCCAGGGTGGTCTTTTTGTCCCGGTCGGAGGATGAGGAGCTGCGCTGCGTGACCACCAACAATCTCGACGAGTGCCCCTATGTGAGCCTGGTTCGCTTCGACGGGCCGCTGTTTTTTGCCAATGCCAGCTACCTGGAGGATACGATTACCGAAATGATCCAGACAAAAAAAGGGCTCAACCATATTCTCATTGCTGCCCAGGGCATCAACGATATCGACTCCTCGGGTGAGGAGGCCTTGTCGCTGATCGTGGATCGGGTTCGAAGCAACGGCATCGACATTTCCATGTGCGGGGTCAACGAGGCGGTCATGGAGGTCTTCGAACGGACGCACTTTCTCGAAAGAATCGGCAAGGACCATATTTTTCCGACCCTGGAAAAAGGAATCGTCGCCGTCCATCGAATCGCTCACGAGAACAATCCGGAAGCGAACTGCCCGTTGTTGAACGATTGCAAACTTGTTGAAGCCTAA